From the genome of Primulina eburnea isolate SZY01 chromosome 12, ASM2296580v1, whole genome shotgun sequence, one region includes:
- the LOC140807392 gene encoding (S)-coclaurine N-methyltransferase-like, translating into MAATPDANGGIIYLLMQVPYEATVRLMLTSLERNLLPDPVVRRLTRILLASRLRSHYKTSAYLQLSDMLEFAHSLREMPIAIKTEMPKDQHYEVPTSFFKLVLGKHLKYSCCFFPDKSSSLEDAEKAMLELYSERSQLKDGLTVLDVGCGWGSLSLYIAQKYPNCQVTGICNSTTQKAYIEEKCRELQLQNVDIIVADISTFDMEASYDRIFSIEMFEHMKNYQDLLKKISKWMNSDSLLFIHYFCHKTFAYHFEDINEDDWITRYFFTGGTMPSANLLLYFQDDVSIVNQWLVNGKHYARTSEEWLKRMDQNSISIKPIMESTYGKDSAVKWTAYWRTFFIAVAELFGYNDGEEWMVTHFLFKKK; encoded by the exons ATGGCGGCGACGCCGGATGCTAACGGCGGCATTATATATTTACTCATGCAGGTACCGTATGAAGCAACGGTGCGCCTGATGCTAACCTCCCTCGAGCGCAATTTACTTCCGGACCCCGTCGTAAGACGACTCACTCGCATCCTGCTCGCCTCCCGCCTCCGCTCCCATTACAAAACCTCTGCTTACCTCCAGTTGTCCGACATGCTCGAGTTTGCGCATT CGTTGAGAGAAATGCCTATAGCAATCAAGACGGAAATGCCGAAGGATCAACACTATGAAGTTCCGACGTCTTTCTTCAAGCTTGTTCTAGGGAAGCACCTTAAATACAG TTGCTGCTTCTTTCCAGACAAGTCAAGCAGCTTGGAGGATGCCGAGAAGGCAATGCTAGAGTTATACTCTGAGAGGTCACAACTAAAAGATGGTCTCACTGTTCTTGATGTTGGCTGTGGCTGGGGATCACTTTCTTTGTACATAGCTCAAAAGTATCCCAATTGCCAGGTTACAGGGATTTGCAATTCGACTACCCAGAAAGCATATATTGAGGAGAAATGCCG GGAGCTTCAGCTGCAGAATGTCGATATAATAGTTGCAGATATCAGTACATTTGATATGGAAGCCTCCTATGACAGAATATTTTCCATCGAAATGTTTGAG CATATGAAAAACTATCAAGATCTTCTTAAGAAGATCTCCAAGTGGATGAATTCAGACAGTCTTCTGTTTATCCACTATTTTTGCCATAAAACATTTGCTTACCACTTTGAG GACATCAATGAGGATGATTGGATCACTAGGTACTTCTTTACCGGAGGTACAATGCCCTCGGCAAACCTACTCCTCTATTTTCAG GATGATGTATCTATTGTTAATCAATGGCTGGTGAATGGAAAGCATTATGCACGCACAAG TGAGGAGTGGTTAAAGAGAATGGACCAAAATTCCATTTCCATAAAGCCAATAATGGAATCCACTTATGGCAAGGATTCAGCTGTCAAGTGGACAGCCTACTGGAGGACATTTTTCATCGCGGTTGCAGAACTATTTGGCTACAATGATGGAGAAGAATGGATGGTCACACACTTCCTTTTCAAGAAAAAGTGA